The following coding sequences lie in one Rutidosis leptorrhynchoides isolate AG116_Rl617_1_P2 chromosome 6, CSIRO_AGI_Rlap_v1, whole genome shotgun sequence genomic window:
- the LOC139855603 gene encoding uncharacterized protein translates to MSNIPTSPFTPKASNNQSQSKQSFFADNKHIRYQPINQGIWVKIDHNKQNSPSKNPNPNYNNQQNPTHLVRSKSGLNHHSTRLNSSYNQLYNNFKIRESATNLINRYGKPFPDANNSKTNQLPKPIDKSRITSYLFHNFPEHWCSTDLWDVFKKYGNIHEVYIPRKTLKNGRKFGFVRFLDVPDYHKDSLARRLSLIVAGDNLLKVYKARDPEGKKQAPTPNNAKSGSRNNVKVAFNSPVDERNFKEVVLNKQATNYGIPSIKVNSNDDLIQILGQAVIAKVKDLEFLEYFNEICESENLGGFTIKYLGGHDLMLIFEEPNPALDLINNSEHPLWKWLEDINPWDPEIYKTSGRLVYVNIFGVPITCWLESTFIDIAKNWGEVIETFNCSITNENNQDLSHGSVIIKTNNFSPINGQVIINPGDVNQSKAYIIEVQNFSMFNTYGDIDNSSNWDDEILSDDHISDEESHLDCENRVEGNAEKTTRNNNHDPTPPHQTSSNSSKRMDTRPFNNNADNQSLQSPSISKPINHFDTINPHTHNPSNPETVLNNTSSTKETSSSNETDPIEPPPIPDFNTARPYNTTSYQPKPKTIPLESTVITQPITTNTPPSPPREDTLAIPQPNTVINGPSNHVNDTPVTPSHISGKSNMDSSPQHILTNDLCSPIVTQEHADSVPETLPHHTTNDTPCTTPLNPQSNSPLNFMPAPNATQQTNSDPFNLEPLLYTGKEISKKRKISSTIAKPIIKSKNTSQNPDFKRPRSNMLYIKHLARSGQKLRISQLAKRCKSSSNGGGSTSYFSKGSHMDMVHNKKTKKTGSTSSKSLDTFEFGKSIGIRRNNP, encoded by the coding sequence ATGTCAAACATACCGACATCCCCTTTTACACCAAAAGCATCAAACAACCAATCCCAGTCGAAACAATCTTTCTTTGCTGATAACAAGCATATCCGATATCAGCCTATCAATCAGGGTATTTGGGTTAAAATTGATCATAATAAGCAAAACTCACCTtcaaaaaaccctaaccctaattacaATAACCAGCAGAATCCAACCCACCTTGTCCGATCCAAATCTGGTCTCAATCATCACTCGACAAGGTTAAACTCATCCTACAATCAATTATACAACAACTTCAAAATACGGGAATCAGCCACCAACCTTATCAATCGTTATGGCAAGCCTTTTCCAGATGCGAATAATTCTAAAACAAATCAATTGCCAAAACCGATCGACAAGTCTAGAATTACTTCATACCTCTTCCACAACTTTCCCGAACACTGGTGTTCAACGGACTTATGGGATGTTTTCAAAAAATATGGCAATATCCACGAGGTTTACATCCCCAGGAAGACCTTAAAAAACGGAAGGAAGTTTGGTTTTGTTAGATTCTTAGACGTTCCAGATTACCACAAAGATTCTCTTGCGAGGAGACTAAGTCTCATTGTTGCGGGTGACAATTTACTCAAAGTATACAAGGCCCGTGATCCCGAAGGAAAGAAACAAGCTCCAACGCCTAACAATGCAAAATCGGGTTCTAGGAACAATGTTAAGGTTGCATTTAACTCACCTGTAGACGAAAGGAATTTCAAAGAAGTGGTCCTAAACAAGCAGGCTACAAACTACGGCATCCCCTCGATTAAGGTAAATTCTAATGATGATCTTATCCAAATACTTGGTCAAGCGGTTATTGCCAAAGTTAAAGATCTTGAATTCCTTGAATATTTTAATGAAATATGTGAAAGTGAAAATCTTGGTGGGTTTACTATCAAATACCTGGGGGGGCATGATCTAATGCTTATATTTGAGGAACCCAACCCGGCCCTAGACTTGATTAACAATTCGGAACACCCATTATGGAAATGGCTTGAAGATATAAACCCATGGGATCCCGAAATTTACAAAACCTCTGGTAGACTTGTTTATGTTAACATATTCGGGGTACCTATTACTTGTTGGTTAGAATCCACATTCATTGACATAGCAAAAAATTGGGGCGAGGTAATTGAAACGTTTAATTGCTCTATAACCAATGAGAACAACCAAGATTTATCGCATGGCTCGGTAATTATCAAAACAAACAATTTCTCACCGATAAACGGCCAAGTTATTATCAACCCCGGTGACGTCAATCAATCTAAGGCTTACATCATTGAAGTTCAAAACTTTTCTATGTTTAACACTTATGGTGATATCGATAATTCGTCGAATTGGGATGATGAAATTCTTTCGGACGATCACATTTCTGACGAAGAGTCCCACTTGGATTGTGAAAATCGAGTTGAAGGAAACGCTGAAAAGACCACCCGTAACAACAACCACGATCCCACGCCTCCTCACCAAACCTCCTCTAATTCCTCTAAACGAATGGATACTCGTCCCTTTAATAATAATGCCGATAACCAATCTCTCCAATCTCCTAGCATATCGAAACCCATCAACCACTTTGACACCATAAACCCTCACACCCATAATCCTTCCAATCCCGAAACTGTTTTAAATAATACTAGCTCTACAAAAGAAACTAGCTCATCGAATGAAACTGATCCAATTGAACCACCTCCTATTCCTGATTTTAATACAGCAAGGCCATATAATACCACCTCATATCAACCAAAACCAAAAACCATCCCTTTGGAGTCCACTGTAATCACGCAGCCCATTACCACCAATACCCCCCCAAGCCCACCAAGAGAGGATACCCTTGCAATCCCGCAGCCCAACACTGTTATTAACGGCCCATCGAATCATGTAAATGATACCCCTGTTACACCTAGCCACATCTCGGGTAAATCTAATATGGACAGCTCACCTCAACACATTCTAACAAATGATTTATGCTCACCAATAGTGACACAAGAACATGCAGATTCTGTTCCCGAAACCCTCCCTCACCATACCACAAACGACACCCCCTGTACTACCCCTTTAAACCCTCAATCCAACTCTCCATTAAATTTTATGCCTGCCCCTAACGCTACACAACAAACAAATTCCGATCCTTTCAACCTCGAACCTTTACTTTATACGGGTAAAGAAATTTCTAAAAAGAGAAAAATTTCTAGCACCATCGCCAAACCTATCATTAAGTCAAAAAACACCTCTCAAAACCCAGATTTTAAAAGACCTAGATCCAATATGCTTTACATCAAACATCTAGCTAGAAGTGGCCAAAAGCTTAGAATCTCTCAACTGGCTAAACGTTGTAAGTCCTCGTCTAACGGTGGTGGTAGCACATCCTACTTCTCGAAGGGATCTCATATGGACATGGTACATAACAAAAAGACTAAAAAGACAGGTTCTACCTCTAGCAAAAGCTTGGATACGTTCGAATTCGGGAAAAGCATCGGGATTCGTCGCAACAACCCATGA